One segment of Radiobacillus kanasensis DNA contains the following:
- a CDS encoding tetratricopeptide repeat protein: MNTSTVITENMHRDKVIPFIPEGDFYFTKGVEAFQKRKFDMAIKWLKKAIDQTPSEALYQCQLSIVYTEIGHFHKANQILTEVVSEHGDHYIDCYYLMANNYAHLGLFQDAKRFAETYLEKNVDGDFKEEAETLLDLMDLDEEDEEDDEWAYEEEDELLIYQETAFYHLEREEWDIAIPLLEELMALFPTHVSAKHEYSFAKFFEGDPGEAFRLENAWLTENPQSLYCHTNLAMFYYESDQKEMAQQHIEAILNVFPIHEQQKLRIAYTLARTEQYQDAYNRFRTLSKSQLQGHVSYYKWYSVAAYHCGEVARANTLWAEACKRFNFLDKNKKPWEAE, translated from the coding sequence GTGAATACTTCAACGGTAATTACAGAAAACATGCACAGAGATAAGGTCATCCCTTTCATTCCAGAAGGCGATTTCTACTTTACGAAAGGAGTAGAGGCCTTTCAGAAAAGGAAATTTGACATGGCAATAAAATGGTTGAAAAAAGCCATTGATCAAACGCCGAGTGAAGCTTTATACCAGTGCCAGTTATCCATCGTGTACACAGAAATTGGACATTTTCATAAGGCAAATCAAATTTTAACGGAAGTCGTCTCCGAGCATGGGGATCATTATATAGATTGTTATTATTTAATGGCAAATAACTATGCCCATTTAGGTTTGTTCCAAGACGCGAAACGGTTTGCGGAAACCTACTTGGAAAAAAACGTAGATGGTGATTTTAAAGAAGAAGCGGAAACGCTATTAGATCTCATGGACTTGGATGAGGAAGATGAAGAGGACGATGAATGGGCCTATGAGGAAGAAGATGAACTCTTAATCTATCAAGAGACGGCCTTTTATCATTTGGAAAGAGAAGAATGGGACATTGCCATCCCACTCTTAGAAGAGCTAATGGCTTTATTCCCGACACACGTATCCGCAAAGCACGAATATAGCTTTGCAAAGTTTTTTGAGGGGGATCCAGGGGAAGCGTTTCGTCTCGAAAATGCTTGGCTAACAGAAAATCCACAGTCTTTATATTGTCATACTAATTTAGCGATGTTCTATTATGAAAGTGATCAAAAGGAAATGGCCCAACAGCATATAGAGGCGATTTTAAATGTGTTTCCAATCCACGAACAACAAAAATTACGGATTGCCTACACATTAGCCCGTACGGAACAGTACCAAGATGCATACAATCGCTTTAGAACCTTATCTAAATCACAGTTGCAAGGTCATGTATCGTATTATAAATGGTATAGTGTTGCGGCCTACCATTGTGGCGAAGTGGCAAGGGCAAATACGCTTTGGGCAGAAGCTTGCAAGCGATTCAATTTTTTGGATAAAAACAAAAAGCCGTGGGAAGCTGAATAA
- the trxB gene encoding thioredoxin-disulfide reductase, producing the protein MAEDKIYDVIIAGAGPAGMTAAVYTSRADLDTLMLERGIPGGQMANTEDVENYPGYDHILGPDLSTKMFEHSKKFGAEYAYGDIKEVIDGKEYKTVIAGKKEYKTRALIITTGAQYKKVGVPGEEEYSGRGVSYCAVCDGAFFKERELIVVGGGDSAVEEGVYLTRFASKVTIVHRRDELRAQKILQQRAFDNEKIDFVWDTVVETINGEDNKVSSVTLKNKKTGEVYDKEAQGVFIYVGMVPLSEPFKSLGITNEEGYIPTNENMETSVPGVFAAGDIRHKELRQIVTATGDGSIAAQAAQAFVEHLLDEIKVKN; encoded by the coding sequence ATGGCCGAAGATAAAATATACGATGTAATTATTGCAGGGGCTGGACCTGCAGGAATGACTGCAGCCGTCTATACGTCTCGTGCAGATTTAGATACGTTAATGCTAGAACGCGGAATTCCGGGTGGCCAAATGGCGAATACCGAGGATGTAGAAAACTATCCTGGTTATGACCACATTCTTGGACCGGACTTATCTACAAAAATGTTTGAGCACTCTAAAAAATTCGGTGCGGAATATGCCTACGGTGATATTAAAGAAGTCATTGATGGTAAGGAATATAAAACGGTTATCGCAGGAAAAAAAGAATATAAAACGAGAGCTTTAATCATCACAACAGGTGCGCAATACAAAAAAGTTGGAGTGCCTGGTGAAGAAGAGTACAGTGGTCGCGGTGTTTCTTACTGTGCAGTTTGTGATGGTGCTTTCTTTAAAGAACGCGAACTAATTGTCGTAGGTGGGGGAGATTCAGCCGTTGAGGAAGGTGTTTATTTAACACGTTTCGCAAGCAAGGTGACAATTGTTCACCGCCGGGATGAATTACGTGCACAAAAAATCTTACAACAACGTGCGTTCGATAATGAAAAAATTGATTTTGTTTGGGATACAGTTGTAGAAACGATTAATGGAGAAGACAACAAAGTATCTAGTGTGACTCTGAAAAACAAAAAGACAGGTGAAGTGTACGATAAAGAAGCACAAGGTGTCTTTATCTATGTCGGAATGGTTCCATTAAGTGAACCATTTAAATCATTAGGCATTACGAATGAGGAAGGTTACATTCCTACGAATGAAAACATGGAAACAAGTGTACCTGGCGTATTTGCCGCTGGAGATATTCGTCATAAAGAACTGCGCCAAATCGTAACAGCTACAGGTGACGGGAGTATCGCTGCTCAGGCTGCTCAAGCGTTCGTCGAACACCTTTTAGATGAAATCAAAGTGAAAAATTAA
- a CDS encoding acyltransferase yields MRQTERYRVKGNNSLWHVYKTVPFLKVVKNFVVIQIARYTPFLSVKNWLYRTFLRMKVGEQTAFALMVMVDVMYPEKITVGTNTVIGYNTTILAHEYLIKEYRLGPVTIGNNVMIGANTTILPGVTIGDGAIVSAGALVHKDVPAGTFVGGNPMKVIYSKEEMDKRIKEDTFLQDM; encoded by the coding sequence ATGCGCCAAACCGAACGTTATCGGGTAAAAGGGAATAATTCGCTATGGCATGTTTATAAGACGGTTCCATTTTTGAAAGTGGTTAAGAATTTTGTTGTCATTCAAATCGCTCGCTACACACCTTTTCTATCGGTGAAAAATTGGTTGTATCGTACGTTCCTACGGATGAAGGTTGGGGAGCAAACAGCTTTTGCCTTAATGGTAATGGTTGATGTCATGTATCCGGAGAAAATCACGGTTGGTACGAATACCGTAATTGGATATAACACAACGATTCTTGCCCATGAATATTTGATTAAGGAATATCGTCTTGGTCCGGTTACAATCGGGAATAATGTCATGATCGGTGCGAATACAACCATCCTACCTGGGGTCACAATAGGCGACGGTGCAATCGTGTCAGCAGGTGCACTTGTTCATAAGGATGTCCCTGCGGGAACTTTTGTGGGAGGAAATCCGATGAAAGTGATTTATTCAAAAGAAGAGATGGATAAGCGGATAAAAGAAGATACGTTTCTACAGGATATGTAA
- a CDS encoding nucleoside recognition domain-containing protein, with protein sequence MSHIWKRGLKAGLDLTWTLGKVIFPVTLIVSILEHTPVLQWIIDFLTPFMKLIGLSGEAAVPIVIGNLLNLYAGIGAIVSFEFSVKEVFIMAIMLSFCHNLIIESTVASKVGVKWWIVVGVRILLALVSASLINLFWKGGSEAAQYGFISKGESVPEGWFAIGTEAIQTAFMGVVQLALIVIPLMVAMQFFRELGWMEKMSKQLAPFTKFLGMNKNTSMTLAAGLTLGLAYGAGLMIQAVKEDGVSRKDMTLALIFLVSCHAVVEDTLVFIPLGIPVLPLLLIRLATAILLTALIAWVWKKYESTPGKEPAHGHNYHSL encoded by the coding sequence TTGAGTCATATATGGAAAAGAGGACTGAAGGCGGGCTTAGATTTAACTTGGACATTAGGTAAAGTAATCTTTCCTGTTACGCTCATCGTATCCATCTTAGAGCATACACCCGTTCTTCAGTGGATTATTGATTTTTTAACACCGTTTATGAAGCTAATTGGATTATCAGGAGAAGCAGCTGTTCCAATCGTTATTGGAAACTTGCTGAATCTATATGCAGGGATTGGAGCAATTGTCTCGTTTGAATTCTCCGTAAAAGAAGTATTTATCATGGCGATTATGCTATCGTTTTGTCATAACCTGATTATCGAATCAACAGTTGCGAGCAAGGTTGGGGTGAAGTGGTGGATCGTTGTCGGTGTTCGAATTTTATTGGCCCTTGTATCGGCTTCCCTCATTAACTTGTTTTGGAAAGGTGGAAGTGAAGCGGCGCAGTATGGCTTTATTTCAAAAGGGGAATCTGTGCCAGAAGGCTGGTTTGCTATTGGGACAGAAGCCATACAAACAGCATTCATGGGTGTCGTACAGTTAGCTTTAATCGTCATTCCGTTAATGGTTGCGATGCAGTTTTTCCGTGAACTTGGCTGGATGGAAAAAATGTCGAAGCAGCTCGCCCCCTTTACAAAGTTTCTAGGGATGAATAAAAACACATCGATGACGTTAGCAGCTGGCTTAACATTAGGGTTGGCTTATGGTGCTGGCCTCATGATACAAGCGGTGAAAGAAGATGGGGTATCCAGAAAAGATATGACCTTGGCGCTTATTTTTCTGGTCTCCTGTCACGCGGTCGTGGAGGACACCTTAGTCTTTATCCCGTTAGGTATTCCAGTCTTACCTCTGTTATTGATTCGATTAGCAACGGCCATTTTATTAACAGCCCTTATCGCTTGGGTATGGAAAAAGTATGAATCTACACCTGGAAAGGAACCCGCACATGGACATAACTACCATTCTCTTTGA
- the lgt gene encoding prolipoprotein diacylglyceryl transferase — protein sequence MTCSAPSLSRVFLELGPFTVYWYGVIIATGAFLGLWLATRESDRLGLKKDVFIDLVVFAIPVAIIFARIYYVIFEWEQYEGGTWWDVFEIWNGGIAIHGALIGSVLTAIIFARVKKMSFWQLADIAAPSLILGQAIGRWGNFMNQEAHGGPVSEAYYQNFMQYLPDFITNQMCIDGVMYHPTFLYESVWNILVLGFLLWFRRKNPRRGEVYISYMMAYSVGRYFIEGMRTDSLYVVGQLRTAQLISIVLIVLGIVLIVYRRKTGLANKKYNGKKVG from the coding sequence GTGACTTGTAGTGCACCATCACTAAGTCGGGTTTTCTTGGAATTAGGGCCCTTCACCGTTTATTGGTATGGGGTTATTATTGCGACTGGGGCCTTTTTAGGGCTTTGGCTCGCCACAAGAGAATCCGACCGCTTAGGATTGAAAAAAGATGTATTTATCGATTTAGTTGTATTTGCTATACCTGTTGCTATCATTTTCGCCCGCATTTATTACGTTATTTTTGAATGGGAGCAATATGAAGGTGGCACGTGGTGGGATGTATTCGAAATATGGAATGGAGGAATTGCCATCCATGGTGCCCTAATCGGCTCTGTCCTCACAGCTATTATATTTGCCCGTGTTAAAAAAATGTCCTTTTGGCAGTTGGCTGATATTGCAGCACCGAGTCTTATCCTTGGGCAAGCTATTGGAAGATGGGGAAACTTCATGAACCAGGAAGCGCATGGTGGTCCTGTTAGTGAGGCATATTATCAAAATTTCATGCAGTATTTACCTGATTTTATAACGAATCAAATGTGTATCGATGGTGTCATGTATCATCCGACATTCTTGTATGAGTCCGTATGGAACATTCTCGTACTCGGATTTTTATTATGGTTCCGTCGCAAGAATCCTAGACGAGGAGAAGTATATATTAGTTACATGATGGCTTACTCTGTCGGAAGGTACTTTATTGAAGGAATGCGTACCGATAGCTTATACGTCGTCGGTCAATTAAGAACGGCACAATTGATTTCCATTGTCCTAATTGTTCTTGGCATTGTGCTTATTGTGTATCGTCGTAAAACAGGATTAGCTAATAAAAAATATAATGGCAAAAAAGTAGGGTAG
- a CDS encoding efflux RND transporter periplasmic adaptor subunit, translating into MKKWIILILLLLSIGLIGVNSYFIAKKGDAIERTVYVEEWIRANTGDVVKSFSTDGVVVSSAKQDVFFEQENKEFLQFLVQVGDEVEAGTPLFEYRVPEQEQFQASLEAEITQREGEITSIEDYIDSLRSYQVRLPDSDVELEDRDYEVEEKLNIVGEKVTSDMISSAITQEIFKKQLELDQLEGEIERYEEQLNNLDTEEDQAVLTEEAQVAGTVIQVEKSLTNPVITIATNELAIEGKLTNEQLQKVEVGMDVRASVQGVKDIMETTLENVEDYPIEEPTIGESSFYRYQVAITDPSESLVVGANAKVSILTEQANQVTTIKDKSVVKEAKPFVYHLTASNKIVRQPVQTGLFSKGKTEVVNGLKPKDVVVTNPYAVSIDKKSLFTTKMKLEEFRPTSFLQYSKREWLELVLMGLLEK; encoded by the coding sequence ATGAAAAAGTGGATCATACTAATCCTCCTACTCCTATCTATCGGGTTGATTGGAGTAAACAGTTACTTCATCGCTAAAAAGGGAGATGCCATCGAAAGAACGGTTTACGTGGAAGAATGGATACGGGCAAATACTGGTGACGTTGTGAAAAGCTTTTCGACGGATGGGGTGGTAGTCTCTTCCGCGAAACAGGATGTCTTTTTTGAACAAGAAAACAAAGAATTTTTACAGTTTCTCGTTCAAGTAGGAGATGAGGTAGAAGCAGGTACTCCATTATTCGAATATCGTGTACCGGAGCAGGAACAATTTCAAGCTTCCTTAGAAGCGGAAATCACGCAGAGAGAAGGAGAAATAACTAGTATCGAAGACTATATTGATTCCCTCCGCAGCTACCAAGTCCGACTCCCAGACTCCGATGTGGAGCTCGAGGACCGCGATTATGAAGTAGAAGAAAAGCTTAATATTGTAGGAGAGAAAGTGACCTCAGACATGATCTCCAGTGCCATTACACAGGAAATTTTCAAAAAACAACTCGAACTCGATCAATTAGAGGGAGAGATAGAAAGATATGAGGAACAGCTTAACAACCTTGATACAGAGGAAGACCAAGCGGTTTTGACGGAAGAAGCGCAAGTAGCTGGAACCGTTATTCAAGTAGAAAAGAGCTTAACCAACCCAGTTATAACAATTGCTACGAATGAACTGGCAATCGAAGGAAAACTAACAAATGAGCAATTACAAAAAGTAGAAGTAGGCATGGACGTTCGAGCATCGGTTCAAGGGGTAAAAGATATCATGGAAACGACCTTAGAAAATGTGGAGGATTACCCGATAGAAGAACCAACGATTGGGGAAAGTAGTTTTTACCGTTATCAGGTTGCCATTACGGACCCTTCCGAATCATTAGTTGTCGGTGCAAACGCAAAAGTATCCATCCTTACGGAACAAGCAAATCAGGTTACGACAATTAAGGATAAGTCAGTAGTAAAAGAAGCAAAACCATTCGTTTATCACTTAACAGCATCCAATAAAATTGTCCGTCAACCTGTTCAAACAGGACTATTTTCCAAAGGCAAAACAGAAGTAGTCAATGGATTGAAACCAAAAGACGTTGTGGTTACGAATCCATACGCTGTTTCAATCGACAAAAAAAGTCTCTTTACTACGAAGATGAAATTAGAAGAATTTCGACCAACCTCCTTCTTACAATATTCCAAAAGGGAGTGGTTGGAGTTGGTATTAATGGGCTTGTTAGAAAAATAA
- a CDS encoding ketopantoate reductase family protein codes for MNIVVLGAGALGAYFGARWQEAGQNVTYLVRSRRAKQLREHGLHIQSVQGDYEVNTPKIVEQPEDIDSADLVLLAVKGYHLPSTYPALDVLVEKGAKILPILNGNEHFDVLQERYGVEKVLGGLAFIIATLNENGHVVHTSKAHDMVFGALHPSQTELCEQLQQISEPANFSNTYSDNIQEAIWNKYMFIHAFSGITTASNLSIGEIWEQTETLNIAYKLLEEMKELANASGVSITTKHVEAASENLHKFHPEATSSMHQDRRKGLPLEVEHIHGGALRQAKKVGLTLPYTETIYGLIKPFDGKNN; via the coding sequence TTGAACATTGTTGTATTAGGAGCTGGTGCTCTAGGTGCTTATTTTGGAGCTCGCTGGCAAGAAGCTGGGCAGAATGTGACCTATTTGGTTCGTTCAAGAAGAGCGAAACAGCTTCGCGAGCATGGTTTACATATCCAAAGTGTACAAGGGGATTATGAAGTAAATACCCCAAAAATCGTGGAGCAGCCAGAGGACATTGATTCAGCTGATCTTGTTCTACTTGCAGTAAAAGGGTATCACCTTCCTTCCACCTATCCAGCATTGGACGTACTCGTAGAAAAAGGAGCAAAAATTCTACCCATTCTAAACGGGAATGAGCATTTTGACGTTTTACAAGAACGATATGGCGTAGAGAAAGTTCTCGGTGGATTAGCATTTATCATAGCTACTCTGAACGAAAATGGCCATGTAGTTCATACAAGTAAAGCACATGATATGGTTTTCGGTGCGCTACACCCGAGTCAAACGGAACTTTGTGAACAGTTACAACAGATTTCAGAACCAGCGAATTTCTCCAATACTTACAGTGACAACATCCAAGAAGCTATTTGGAATAAATATATGTTTATTCACGCCTTTTCCGGAATCACGACTGCTAGTAACCTTTCTATAGGAGAGATTTGGGAGCAAACGGAAACCTTAAATATTGCTTACAAATTGTTGGAAGAAATGAAAGAACTTGCGAACGCATCTGGAGTCTCGATTACGACGAAGCATGTGGAGGCTGCCTCTGAAAACTTACACAAGTTCCACCCAGAAGCTACTTCGTCCATGCACCAAGACCGTCGAAAAGGATTGCCTCTAGAAGTAGAACACATCCATGGTGGAGCACTTCGCCAAGCCAAGAAGGTTGGGCTAACTCTTCCTTATACGGAAACGATTTACGGGCTCATTAAGCCATTTGATGGGAAAAATAACTAG
- a CDS encoding 8-oxo-dGTP diphosphatase: MRRTANGILLKDDHILMIKKPRRGWYAMPGGKMELGESVKEAVTREFREETGLELADPELTGVYTYIILDGEQVEMEWMMFAFSAHDYTKDLVSHSEEGELEWIPISEVLDKPMADGDRLILEHAIHRDGIMYGTFYYTPDYSLLSYRLDPSIP; encoded by the coding sequence TTGCGAAGAACAGCAAACGGAATTTTACTTAAAGATGACCATATATTAATGATAAAAAAACCGCGACGTGGTTGGTATGCAATGCCTGGTGGGAAAATGGAACTCGGTGAATCCGTAAAGGAAGCAGTGACTCGTGAGTTTCGAGAAGAAACAGGTCTGGAATTGGCAGATCCTGAACTGACAGGTGTGTACACCTATATCATCCTTGATGGAGAACAGGTAGAAATGGAATGGATGATGTTTGCCTTTTCCGCACATGACTATACGAAGGATCTCGTGAGTCATTCTGAAGAAGGGGAACTCGAGTGGATCCCGATTAGCGAAGTATTAGACAAGCCAATGGCAGATGGGGATCGTCTCATTCTAGAGCATGCAATCCATCGAGATGGAATCATGTATGGAACGTTTTATTATACACCAGACTATTCACTTTTATCCTATAGATTAGACCCATCTATTCCATAA
- a CDS encoding PspC domain-containing protein has translation MKKLLRTRKNRIFSGVLGGIAEYFGIDATLVRLVFVVLLFLTVFVPLFCIYIVAIFIIPNEDDPFHSAT, from the coding sequence GTGAAGAAGCTACTTCGTACAAGAAAAAATAGAATTTTTTCTGGCGTATTAGGAGGGATTGCGGAATACTTTGGTATAGACGCAACCTTAGTAAGACTTGTCTTTGTCGTATTATTGTTTCTTACCGTCTTTGTCCCTTTGTTTTGTATTTATATCGTAGCCATTTTTATTATCCCTAATGAAGACGATCCTTTCCACAGTGCAACATAA
- the rapZ gene encoding RNase adapter RapZ produces MADQNQEIKLVIITGMSGAGKTVAVQSFEDLGFYCVDNLPPALLPKFLDLMKDATNGIQKVALVMDLRGREFFDSLFEALDTLGKEDWLEEHIVFLDAKDQKLVSRYKETRRSHPLAPDGLPLEGIKQERRILDELRGRAQRIIDTTNLKPRELRDRIVELYSEDEQEIFSVHTVSFGFKYGLPIDADLVFDVRFLPNPHYVEHMRPLTGLNSEVSSYVFKWSDTQKFLEKVTDLLQFMLPQYKREGKSQLVIAIGCTGGQHRSVAIAEYLAKQFSTNYVTHVSHRDIEKRKGH; encoded by the coding sequence TTGGCTGACCAAAACCAAGAAATCAAGCTAGTTATTATTACCGGTATGTCCGGAGCAGGGAAAACGGTCGCGGTACAAAGCTTTGAAGATTTAGGGTTTTATTGTGTGGACAATCTACCTCCAGCTTTATTACCGAAGTTTTTAGATTTGATGAAGGACGCAACGAACGGCATTCAAAAGGTAGCACTCGTTATGGATCTAAGAGGTCGAGAGTTTTTTGATTCGCTATTCGAAGCACTAGATACCTTAGGAAAAGAAGACTGGTTGGAAGAGCATATCGTTTTTTTAGATGCAAAGGATCAAAAGCTCGTTTCGCGCTATAAAGAAACGAGAAGATCGCATCCTTTAGCTCCAGATGGCCTTCCGCTAGAAGGGATTAAACAGGAGCGTCGTATTTTAGATGAGCTTCGCGGCCGAGCGCAACGGATTATAGATACAACGAACTTAAAGCCAAGAGAATTGCGTGATCGAATTGTAGAGCTTTACTCGGAAGATGAACAGGAAATCTTTTCTGTTCATACGGTCTCCTTTGGTTTTAAATACGGATTGCCGATCGATGCAGATCTTGTGTTCGACGTACGATTTCTTCCTAACCCGCACTATGTGGAGCATATGAGACCATTAACTGGTTTAAACTCGGAGGTTTCCTCGTATGTGTTCAAATGGTCAGACACACAAAAGTTTTTAGAAAAAGTGACCGACCTATTACAGTTTATGCTGCCGCAATATAAGAGGGAAGGGAAAAGTCAGCTTGTCATTGCAATCGGATGTACAGGTGGACAGCACCGCTCTGTTGCGATTGCCGAATACTTAGCAAAACAATTTTCCACAAACTATGTCACTCATGTCAGTCATCGGGACATAGAGAAGAGAAAGGGACATTAA
- the ppaX gene encoding pyrophosphatase PpaX, protein MDITTILFDLDGTLIDTNELIIASFQHTLSQHADREYSREEILNFIGPPLKDSFELVNPNEVDAMFTTYREHNLANHDDYVVIYPTVADTLKELKEKGLQLGIVTTKINATAWKGLKLTGIDSYFDVLIGLDDVQHAKPHPEPIVKALAKLGASASQTIMVGDNYHDVEAGKNAGTKTAGVAWAVKGRASLEAYKPDFMLEEMKDLLQIVGA, encoded by the coding sequence ATGGACATAACTACCATTCTCTTTGATCTAGACGGAACTTTAATTGATACGAACGAACTAATCATTGCTTCTTTTCAACACACGTTAAGTCAGCATGCTGATCGCGAGTATTCGCGTGAAGAAATCCTGAATTTTATTGGGCCACCACTTAAAGATAGTTTTGAACTGGTAAACCCGAACGAAGTGGATGCTATGTTTACAACCTATCGAGAGCATAACTTAGCGAATCATGATGACTATGTTGTCATCTATCCAACTGTTGCAGATACTCTTAAGGAACTAAAGGAAAAGGGTCTTCAACTTGGGATCGTCACAACGAAAATAAATGCGACGGCTTGGAAAGGTTTGAAGCTAACAGGAATTGATTCTTACTTTGATGTTCTAATTGGATTGGATGATGTTCAACATGCGAAGCCACATCCAGAACCTATTGTTAAAGCTTTAGCGAAACTAGGTGCTTCGGCCTCACAAACGATTATGGTCGGAGATAACTATCATGATGTGGAAGCTGGTAAAAATGCTGGGACTAAAACAGCAGGAGTTGCCTGGGCTGTTAAAGGGAGAGCCTCACTCGAAGCTTATAAACCAGACTTTATGTTAGAGGAAATGAAGGATCTGTTACAGATTGTAGGAGCGTGA
- the hprK gene encoding HPr(Ser) kinase/phosphatase: MVKVRTQDLLDNFNLKLIAGKDGVHREIYKSDISRPGIEMTGYFKYYPKDRLQLLGKTELTYFNELKPEEQKNRANKLCTDITPGIVITRGMDVPESLLEEANASGVPLMRSPHKTTRVTSRLTNYLEARFAPFTAIHGVLVDIYGIGVLITGKSGVGKSETALELVKRGHRLVADDSVEIRQEDYDRLIGNSPPLIEHLLEIRGLGIINVMTLFGAGSVRSHKKISFIINLELWDQKKQYDRLGLEEETVKIMDVNIPKSTLPVRPGRNLAVIIEVAAMNFRLKRMGVNAAEEFSERLTSMIEQEKGHFD, encoded by the coding sequence ATGGTCAAAGTTCGTACACAGGATTTACTAGATAATTTTAACTTAAAACTCATCGCTGGAAAAGACGGCGTACATAGAGAAATCTATAAAAGTGATATTTCACGACCAGGGATTGAAATGACTGGTTACTTTAAATATTACCCAAAGGATCGTTTGCAGCTGTTAGGGAAGACGGAGCTCACTTACTTTAATGAGTTAAAACCTGAGGAACAGAAAAATCGTGCGAATAAATTGTGCACGGATATCACGCCTGGTATTGTAATCACGAGAGGAATGGATGTGCCAGAGTCATTACTCGAAGAGGCAAATGCTTCTGGCGTACCGTTAATGCGTTCCCCACATAAAACAACGCGCGTAACGAGCCGTTTAACGAATTATTTAGAAGCGAGATTTGCTCCGTTTACAGCTATTCACGGTGTTCTTGTAGATATATATGGCATTGGGGTACTCATTACCGGCAAAAGTGGAGTCGGTAAAAGTGAAACAGCTCTAGAACTCGTGAAGCGTGGACATCGTCTCGTTGCCGATGACAGTGTAGAAATTCGCCAGGAAGACTATGACAGATTAATAGGAAATTCTCCACCACTTATCGAGCATTTATTAGAAATTCGTGGGCTTGGAATTATCAATGTCATGACGCTGTTTGGTGCCGGATCTGTTCGAAGCCACAAAAAGATATCCTTTATTATCAATTTAGAGCTATGGGATCAAAAGAAGCAATACGATCGTCTTGGACTTGAGGAAGAAACCGTCAAGATCATGGATGTCAATATTCCGAAATCTACGTTGCCGGTTCGTCCTGGTAGAAACTTGGCTGTCATTATCGAAGTGGCTGCCATGAACTTCCGATTGAAACGAATGGGTGTCAATGCAGCGGAGGAATTTTCCGAAAGATTAACGAGTATGATTGAACAAGAAAAAGGTCATTTCGATTAG